In the Salvia splendens isolate huo1 chromosome 16, SspV2, whole genome shotgun sequence genome, GACACTAGTCATTCATCAATAGAACTGAGCAaattatacatacatataaGAATTGGAAATATAACTTCTAAGAAGTCATTGTATAGCCAGAGTTTGGGCTAAAACTTTATAACAAACATGCAAATAAAGTTTCTTGCAATCTAAACCAAGATGTGCAACCGCAGGAGCTATAAATCTGCAGAATATAAAATATCTCCCAAGTGCAATGAAGCTGCGAACTCAAAGACCCTTGCCCTTTCTTTATAGTCCCATACATGGAAGGGGAACACAGCCATTCAGCAATGCATCACATATAGAATAGAGTTTCCTTAATCTTTTTTACCAGTGCAAACGAAGGGAGTTTCACcatctcaacaaagatgcctgCTAACATGTAGGTTTCCAGTAAGTAATTCCCTTATAAATAGAACTGTGGAGAAAGCAAATCATGTGAAGGCCATTAGGAAGAACAAAGCAACAAAAGCATAGAATGAAAATAGATAACGAAAGTGGTTCCCAAATGAATAGAACATGAATATTTTCCAGGAACTATAATGTTTCAACAAGTCCACCTGATTGCTAAATTACGGGGCCTGTTCTCGCTCTATCTGGATTGTTACATGACTTATGTTGTATTCTCGCTTGATGTAGTCGATGACTTTGTCAAGAACCATGTCAGCATCGGCCTCAGGTTTAACTTTGACATGGCAAGCTAATAACACTTTCCCCACAGTAATCGCCCAAATATGCAATTCATGGATTGCAACAACCTCATCCATCTCACAAAGACCTTTCTCAAGGCTTGTGGCATCGATCTCTCTGGGAGTGCTCTCCATGAGGACCTCAAGAATATTGCGCAGCATCCTAATTGTGGTTCCCAACACAATTGCAGAGAAAAGGAGAGTGCATATAAGATCGATAATTTTCCACTCAGGTTTATACCAGATAATAGCTCCACCAATCATAACTCCAACACTTTGTATGGAATCTCCAAGCACATGAAGGTAAGCACCCTGAATATTTATGTTGCGCTCCTTTTTGTGTCCACCTTCCGCCTTATTACTGTCCTCACTTGATTTGATTAGCAAAGGCTCGCTTGTATCTACGGCATGTACATGATGATGTTCATCATGCTTGTGATTCCCTTGTGTAGAACGATCATACCGGGTGACTGTCACTCCATGGCTGTGTGTGTGGTCATCCTCTGAGCCATGGTCATGATCCTCGTGTCCATGATGGTCATGGCCTGAAGCGTGCACGTGATCATGTCCGTGGCCATGTCCGTGATCATGTCCATGCCCGTGTCCATGTCCATGTCCATGATCATGACCCAGCAAGACAGCCATGATAATATTTACAAGCAGTCCAAAAGCAGACACCAGAAACATCAAAAAGCCTTGAACTTCTCCTGTCTCTTGTACAAGTCGCACAATAGCTTCATAGACAAGGATCCCAGTAAGAAGCCATATCAATTGAATTGAGACCAGAGCCCCCAGTATCTCTATCCTAAAAAATCCATATGACTGGCGTGGGGTAGCTTCCCATCCCGCAGCCCACAATGAGAACAAAGAGATAGCAAAGGAAGCAACATCTGATAACAAATGAGCCGCGTCAGTCAATATTGCCAGACTATTGGCTTTGATACCCCCAGCTACTTCCACACTCATAAAGATGACACATAAAACAACTGCAATCAAAAGTTTCCTCATAGAGGCAGAACGTTCTTGTGCATCCTTAGAGCTTGTCTTGGCATCAGAGAACCCACATGCTGCACCCTCACAACCCTTGCTTCCACCAGAGACCCTCTCCGTAGATGATACATCAGTACAAATCTCAATGAGATGCCCTTCCACTGAACTTT is a window encoding:
- the LOC121769795 gene encoding metal tolerance protein 1-like translates to MEAQSSVEGHLIEICTDVSSTERVSGGSKGCEGAACGFSDAKTSSKDAQERSASMRKLLIAVVLCVIFMSVEVAGGIKANSLAILTDAAHLLSDVASFAISLFSLWAAGWEATPRQSYGFFRIEILGALVSIQLIWLLTGILVYEAIVRLVQETGEVQGFLMFLVSAFGLLVNIIMAVLLGHDHGHGHGHGHGHDHGHGHGHDHVHASGHDHHGHEDHDHGSEDDHTHSHGVTVTRYDRSTQGNHKHDEHHHVHAVDTSEPLLIKSSEDSNKAEGGHKKERNINIQGAYLHVLGDSIQSVGVMIGGAIIWYKPEWKIIDLICTLLFSAIVLGTTIRMLRNILEVLMESTPREIDATSLEKGLCEMDEVVAIHELHIWAITVGKVLLACHVKVKPEADADMVLDKVIDYIKREYNISHVTIQIEREQAP